Proteins encoded within one genomic window of Episyrphus balteatus chromosome 1, idEpiBalt1.1, whole genome shotgun sequence:
- the LOC129907253 gene encoding uncharacterized protein LOC129907253 has product MSQLKPIDGTELNEYVINLLHKNNISTGSDFLRLEDVKLSKITNLPETQIAAIKIKLRRVFGPQVVDALYYCSPAWKIKYTTGIESLDSLIGNEFRPGRIYEICGYSATGKSIFCTTIALNFVQNHSADVIYLDTKRDFSGTRMHRMLQARKLSKDEIGRIMQKIIVQRCYNLRELINVLENLLEGLKNKKLTAKLVIVDSLPSVWYLFHGEDGSKKGKSLLTQCANLLKQIAKEHQLLVICVNVMVRNISEQEPMTAMDMEDRLDLAGNQLQQHQRQLEQPLHSLTKPSLGKCWDAVPTIRFTIEDPFYEAMLNEVSTTNRTAEQARTSAEAIDKNQRIVRVAKSCFTSTGSECTVRVGDIGMH; this is encoded by the exons ATGTCTCAACTAAAACCAATCGATGGAACTGAACTCAACGAATATGTTATAAATTTGttgcataaaaataatattagcaCCGGAAGTGATTTTCTTCGACTAGAGGATGTAAAATtgagcaaaataacaaatttgCCAGAAACACAAATTGcagcaattaaaataaaattgcgtCGTGTTTTTGGTCCCCAAGTTGTCGATGCGTTGTATTACTGCAGTCCAGcgtggaaaattaaatatactaCTGGAATTGAAAG TTTGGATTCCCTCATTGGCAATGAATTTCGTCCAGGAAGAATTTACGAAATTTGTGGGTACTCAGCGACTGGTAAAAGTATATTCTGCACAacaattgcattaaattttgtacaaaatcaTTCTGCCGACGTTATCTATTTGGATACAAAAAGAGACTTCTCCGGGACTCGAATGCATCGAATGTTGCAGGCAAGAAAGTTATCAAAAGATGAAATCGGTCGAATAATGCAAAAGATTATTGTCCAACGATGTTATAATCTACGAGAGCTAATTAATGTTTTAGAGAATTTGTTagaaggtttaaaaaataagaaacttaCAGCTAAATTGGTTATAGTTGATTCATTGCCTTCCGTTTGGTATCTTTTTCATGGAGAAGATGGATCTAAAAAAG GCAAATCCCTTTTAACCCAATGTGCCAATCTCTTAAAACAAATTGCCAAAGAACATCAACTCCTTGTAATCTGTGTCAACGTCATGGTTCGAAATATCTCCGAACAAGAACCCATGACAGCAA TGGACATGGAAGATAGACTCGACTTGGCCGGAAATCAGCTGCAACAGCATCAAAGGCAACTTGAACAGCCACTGCATTCATTAACGAAGCCATCGCTGGGCAAGTGCTGGGATGCTGTGCCCACAATACGCTTTACTATTGAAGATCCATTCTACGAAGCTATGCTAAATGAGGTGTCTACCACGAATCGAACTGCCGAACAAGCTCGGACATCGGCTGAAGCAATTGACAAGAACCAACGCATCGTCAGGGTGGCAAAGAGTTGTTTCACTTCAACTGGATCCGAGTGTACAGTTCGTGTGGGTGACATTGGGATGCATTAG
- the LOC129907255 gene encoding uncharacterized protein LOC129907255, whose amino-acid sequence MLSLVADYSSDSDESTEETISPQSTEPAEKPKLPSANLLFESSAGGKPGEVFSNPYKQAEQAKIALLERHVKMVNSDEHLKMKNGKKICWNYRKGRCRFGSNCSFAHDSDLNESPTLGGENNKEAIKDAGGKQDKTLPAATKIPQRLYGGIQPINESFNTPPEESTTTISAKKRNRPGLSETVVPSKRVLKAYSHQKQNSVNYSQRKLT is encoded by the exons ATGTTGTCTCTTGTTGCCGACTACAGCTCAGATAGTGATGAAAGCACAGAAGAAACTATTTCTCCACAATCAAC AGAACCTGCAGAAAAACCAAAACTTCCAAGTGCCAATTTACTATTTGAAAGTTCTGCTGGTGGTAAACCTGGAGAAGTCTTTAGCAATCCATATAAACAAGCTGAACAAGCTAAAATCGCACTCTTagaacgacatgttaaaatggTCAACTCAGACGAGCATTTAAAGATGAAGAATGGCAAGAAAATCTGTTGGAATTATCGCAAAGGTAGATGCAGGTTTGGTAGTAATTGTTCCTTTGCTCATGACTCTGATTTAAATGAGAGTCCAACTTTGGGTGGTGAAAATAACAAAGAGGCTATAAAAGATGCAGGAGGGAAACAG GATAAAACCTTGCCAGCAGCTACAAAAATACCACAACGCCTCTACGGAGGCATTCAACCCATAAACGAAAGCTTTAACACTCCCCCCGAAGAGTCAACGACAACAATTTCCGCCAAGAAACGTAATCGTCCTGGTCTCTCAGAGACTGTTGTGCCAAGCAAGCGAGTTCTGAAAGCATATTCTCATCAGAAACAGAACTCTGTCAATTATAGCCAAAGAAAACTCACCTAA